From the Ctenopharyngodon idella isolate HZGC_01 chromosome 3, HZGC01, whole genome shotgun sequence genome, one window contains:
- the LOC127509897 gene encoding repetin-like isoform X3, whose translation MRERQTGIDKQVSTDRQTGRYLQTDRYLQTDRQVSTDRQTDRYLQTGRQVSTDRQTDRQVSTDRQADRYLQTERQKGIYRQTGRYLKTDRQTGIYRQAGRQVSKDRQTDRYLQTDRQTGIYRETDRQVSTDRQADRYLQRDRQTGIYRQTGRYLQTDRYLQTGRQVGIYTQAGRYLQTDRQTGIYRQTGRYLQTDRQTDRQVSTDRQAGRYLHTGRQVSTDRQAGIHRQTDRYLQTDRQVYTDRDRKVSTDRQAGIYRQRDRKVSTDRQAGIYRQAGRYLQTDKYLQTDRYLQTDRQVSADRQADRYLQTDRQVSTDRQTGIYRQTDRYLQTDRQTDRYLQTGRQVSTHRQAGIYRQTDRQTDRYLQTDRQVSIDRQASIYRQRGRYLQTERQVSTDSYLDRQTDRQVSTHRQARIYRQTDRYLQTDRQVSTEREAGISKQTGI comes from the exons atgagagagagacagacaggcatCGACAAACAGGtatctacagacagacagacaggcaggtatctacagacagacagatatctacagacagacaggcaggtatctacagacagacagacagacaggtatctacagacaggcaggcaggtatctacagacagacagacagacagacaggtatctacagacaggcaggcagacaggtatctacagacagagagacagaaaggtatctacagacagacaggcaggtaTCTAAAGACAGACCGACAGACAGGTATCTACagacaggcaggcagacaggtatctaaagacagacagacagacaggtatctacagacagacaggcagacaggtatctacagagagacagacagacaggtatctacagacagacaggcagacaggtatctacagagagacagacagacaggtatctacagacagacaggcaggtatctacagacagacaggtatcTACAGACAGGCAGGCAGGTAGGTATCTACACACAGGCAGGCAGGTatctacagacagacaggcagacaggtatctacagacagacaggcaggtatctacagacagacagacagacagacagacaggtatcTACAGACAGGCAGGCAGGTAGGTATCTACACACAGGCAGGCAGGTATCTACAGACAGGCAGGCAGGTatccacagacagacagacaggtatctacagacagacaggcaggtatatacagacagagacagaaaggtatctacagacagacaggcaggtatatacagacagagagacagaaaggtatctacagacagacaggcaggtatatacagacaggcaggcag gtatctacagacagacaaatatctACAAACAGACAG gtatctacagacagacaggcaggtatctgcagacagacaggcag acaggtatctacagacagacaggcaggtatctacagacagacagacaggtatctacagacagacagacaggtatctacagacagacagacagacagacaggtatcTACAGACAGGCAGGCAGGTATCTACACACAGGCAGGCAGGtatctacagacagacagacagacagacagacaggtatctacagacagacaggcaagTATCTATAGACAGACAGGCAAGTATCTACAGACAGAGAGGCAGGTATCTACAGACAGAGAGGCAGGTATCTACAGACAGTTATctagacaggcagacagacagacaggtgtCTACACACAGACAGGCAAGAatttacagacagacagacagatatctccagacagacaggcaggtaTCTACAGAGAGAGAGGCAGGCATCTCCAAGCAGACAggtatatag
- the LOC127509897 gene encoding repetin-like isoform X1, with translation MRERQTGIDKQVSTDRQTGRYLQTDRYLQTDRQVSTDRQTDRYLQTGRQVSTDRQTDRQVSTDRQADRYLQTERQKGIYRQTGRYLKTDRQTGIYRQAGRQVSKDRQTDRYLQTDRQTGIYRETDRQVSTDRQADRYLQRDRQTGIYRQTGRYLQTDRYLQTGRQVGIYTQAGRYLQTDRQTGIYRQTGRYLQTDRQTDRQVSTDRQAGRYLHTGRQVSTDRQAGIHRQTDRYLQTDRQVYTDRDRKVSTDRQAGIYRQRDRKVSTDRQAGIYRQAGRYIQTERQKGVYRQTGRYIQTGRQVSTDRQISTNKQVSTDRQAGIYRQTDIYKQTGIYRQAGRYLQTDRQTGIYRQTNIYKQTGIYRQAGRYLQTDRQVYTDRQAGIYRQTDRQTDRYLQTDRQVYTDRQAGIYRQTNIYKQTGIYRQTGRYLQTDRQTGIYRQTGRYLQTDRYLQTGRQVSTHRQAGIYRQTDRQTDRYLQTDRQVSIDRQASIYRQRGRYLQTGRQVSTDRQTDRQVSTDRQAGIYRQTDRQVSTDRQTDRYLQTEAGIYRQTDRQTGIYRQTGRYLQTDRQTDRYLQTDRQTGIYRQRQVSTERQTDRYLQTDRQVSTDRQTGIYRQTDRYLQTDRQTDRYLQTGRQVSTHRQAGIYRQTDRQTDRYLQTDRQVSIDRQASIYRQRGRYLQTERQVSTDSYLDRQTDRQVSTHRQARIYRQTDRYLQTDRQVSTEREAGISKQTGI, from the exons atgagagagagacagacaggcatCGACAAACAGGtatctacagacagacagacaggcaggtatctacagacagacagatatctacagacagacaggcaggtatctacagacagacagacagacaggtatctacagacaggcaggcaggtatctacagacagacagacagacagacaggtatctacagacaggcaggcagacaggtatctacagacagagagacagaaaggtatctacagacagacaggcaggtaTCTAAAGACAGACCGACAGACAGGTATCTACagacaggcaggcagacaggtatctaaagacagacagacagacaggtatctacagacagacaggcagacaggtatctacagagagacagacagacaggtatctacagacagacaggcagacaggtatctacagagagacagacagacaggtatctacagacagacaggcaggtatctacagacagacaggtatcTACAGACAGGCAGGCAGGTAGGTATCTACACACAGGCAGGCAGGTatctacagacagacaggcagacaggtatctacagacagacaggcaggtatctacagacagacagacagacagacagacaggtatcTACAGACAGGCAGGCAGGTAGGTATCTACACACAGGCAGGCAGGTATCTACAGACAGGCAGGCAGGTatccacagacagacagacaggtatctacagacagacaggcaggtatatacagacagagacagaaaggtatctacagacagacaggcaggtatatacagacagagagacagaaaggtatctacagacagacaggcaggtatatacagacaggcaggcaggtatatacagacagagagacagaaaggtgtctacagacagacaggcaggtatatacagacaggcaggcaggtatctacagacagacaaatatctACAAACAAACAGGTATCTACAGACAGGCAGGCAGGtatctacagacagacagatatctACAAACAGACAGGTATCTACAGACAGGCAGGCAGGtatctacagacagacagacagacaggtatctacagacagacaaatatctACAAACAGACAGGTATCTACAGACAGGCAGGCAGGtatctacagacagacagacaggtatatacagacaggcaggcaggtatctacagacagacagacagacagacagacaggtatctacagacagacaggcaggtatatacagacaggcaggcag gtatctacagacagacaaatatctACAAACAGACAG gtatctacagacagacaggcaggtatctgcagacagacaggcag acaggtatctacagacagacaggcaggtatctacagacagacaggtatcTACAGACAGGCAGGCAGGTATCTACACACAGGCAGGCAGGtatctacagacagacagacagacagacagacaggtatctacagacagacaggcaagTATCTATAGACAGACAGGCAAGTATCTACAGACAGAGAGGCAGGTATCTACAGACAGGCAGGCAGGtatctacagacagacagacagacagacaggtatctacagacagacaggcaggtatctacagacagacagacagacaggtatctacagacagacagacagacaggtatctacagacagaggcaggtatctacagacagacagacagacagacaggtatctacagacagacaggcaggtatctacagacagacagacagacagacaggtatctacagacagacagacagacaggtatcTACAGACAGAGGCAGGTAtctacagagagacagacagacaggtatctacagacagacaggcaggtatctacagacagacagacaggtatctacagacagacagacaggtatctacagacagacagacagacagacaggtatcTACAGACAGGCAGGCAGGTATCTACACACAGGCAGGCAGGtatctacagacagacagacagacagacagacaggtatctacagacagacaggcaagTATCTATAGACAGACAGGCAAGTATCTACAGACAGAGAGGCAGGTATCTACAGACAGAGAGGCAGGTATCTACAGACAGTTATctagacaggcagacagacagacaggtgtCTACACACAGACAGGCAAGAatttacagacagacagacagatatctccagacagacaggcaggtaTCTACAGAGAGAGAGGCAGGCATCTCCAAGCAGACAggtatatag
- the LOC127509897 gene encoding repetin-like isoform X4, translating to MRERQTGIDKQVSTDRQTGRYLQTDRYLQTDRQVSTDRQTDRYLQTGRQVSTDRQTDRQVSTDRQADRYLQTERQKGIYRQTGRYLKTDRQTGIYRQAGRQVSKDRQTDRYLQTDRQTGIYRETDRQVSTDRQADRYLQRDRQTGIYRQTGRYLQTDRYLQTGRQVGIYTQAGRYLQTDRQTGIYRQTGRYLQTDRQTDRQVSTDRQAGRYLHTGRQVSTDRQAGIHRQTDRYLQTDRQVYTDRDRKVSTDRQAGIYRQRDRKVSTDRQAGIYRQAGRYLQTDKYLQTDRYLQTDRQVSTDRQTDRYLQTDRQVSTDRQTGIYRQTDRYLQTDRQTDRYLQTGRQVSTHRQAGIYRQTDRQTDRYLQTDRQVSIDRQASIYRQRGRYLQTERQVSTDSYLDRQTDRQVSTHRQARIYRQTDRYLQTDRQVSTEREAGISKQTGI from the exons atgagagagagacagacaggcatCGACAAACAGGtatctacagacagacagacaggcaggtatctacagacagacagatatctacagacagacaggcaggtatctacagacagacagacagacaggtatctacagacaggcaggcaggtatctacagacagacagacagacagacaggtatctacagacaggcaggcagacaggtatctacagacagagagacagaaaggtatctacagacagacaggcaggtaTCTAAAGACAGACCGACAGACAGGTATCTACagacaggcaggcagacaggtatctaaagacagacagacagacaggtatctacagacagacaggcagacaggtatctacagagagacagacagacaggtatctacagacagacaggcagacaggtatctacagagagacagacagacaggtatctacagacagacaggcaggtatctacagacagacaggtatcTACAGACAGGCAGGCAGGTAGGTATCTACACACAGGCAGGCAGGTatctacagacagacaggcagacaggtatctacagacagacaggcaggtatctacagacagacagacagacagacagacaggtatcTACAGACAGGCAGGCAGGTAGGTATCTACACACAGGCAGGCAGGTATCTACAGACAGGCAGGCAGGTatccacagacagacagacaggtatctacagacagacaggcaggtatatacagacagagacagaaaggtatctacagacagacaggcaggtatatacagacagagagacagaaaggtatctacagacagacaggcaggtatatacagacaggcaggcag gtatctacagacagacaaatatctACAAACAGACAG gtatctacagacagacaggcaggtatctacagacagacagacagacag gtatctacagacagacaggcaggtatctacagacagacagacaggtatctacagacagacagacaggtatctacagacagacagacagacagacaggtatcTACAGACAGGCAGGCAGGTATCTACACACAGGCAGGCAGGtatctacagacagacagacagacagacagacaggtatctacagacagacaggcaagTATCTATAGACAGACAGGCAAGTATCTACAGACAGAGAGGCAGGTATCTACAGACAGAGAGGCAGGTATCTACAGACAGTTATctagacaggcagacagacagacaggtgtCTACACACAGACAGGCAAGAatttacagacagacagacagatatctccagacagacaggcaggtaTCTACAGAGAGAGAGGCAGGCATCTCCAAGCAGACAggtatatag
- the LOC127509897 gene encoding repetin-like isoform X2 translates to MRERQTGIDKQVSTDRQTGRYLQTDRYLQTDRQVSTDRQTDRYLQTGRQVSTDRQTDRQVSTDRQADRYLQTERQKGIYRQTGRYLKTDRQTGIYRQAGRQVSKDRQTDRYLQTDRQTGIYRETDRQVSTDRQADRYLQRDRQTGIYRQTGRYLQTDRYLQTGRQVGIYTQAGRYLQTDRQTGIYRQTGRYLQTDRQTDRQVSTDRQAGRYLHTGRQVSTDRQAGIHRQTDRYLQTDRQVYTDRDRKVSTDRQAGIYRQRDRKVSTDRQAGIYRQAGRYIQTERQKGVYRQTGRYIQTGRQVSTDRQISTNKQVSTDRQAGIYRQTDIYKQTGIYRQAGRYLQTDRQTGIYRQTNIYKQTGIYRQAGRYLQTDRQVYTDRQAGIYRQTDRQTDRYLQTDRQVYTDRQAGIYRQTNIYKQTGIYRQTGRYLQTDRQTGIYRQTGRYLQTDRQTDRYLQTDRQTGIYRQRQVSTERQTDRYLQTDRQVSTDRQTGIYRQTDRYLQTDRQTDRYLQTGRQVSTHRQAGIYRQTDRQTDRYLQTDRQVSIDRQASIYRQRGRYLQTERQVSTDSYLDRQTDRQVSTHRQARIYRQTDRYLQTDRQVSTEREAGISKQTGI, encoded by the exons atgagagagagacagacaggcatCGACAAACAGGtatctacagacagacagacaggcaggtatctacagacagacagatatctacagacagacaggcaggtatctacagacagacagacagacaggtatctacagacaggcaggcaggtatctacagacagacagacagacagacaggtatctacagacaggcaggcagacaggtatctacagacagagagacagaaaggtatctacagacagacaggcaggtaTCTAAAGACAGACCGACAGACAGGTATCTACagacaggcaggcagacaggtatctaaagacagacagacagacaggtatctacagacagacaggcagacaggtatctacagagagacagacagacaggtatctacagacagacaggcagacaggtatctacagagagacagacagacaggtatctacagacagacaggcaggtatctacagacagacaggtatcTACAGACAGGCAGGCAGGTAGGTATCTACACACAGGCAGGCAGGTatctacagacagacaggcagacaggtatctacagacagacaggcaggtatctacagacagacagacagacagacagacaggtatcTACAGACAGGCAGGCAGGTAGGTATCTACACACAGGCAGGCAGGTATCTACAGACAGGCAGGCAGGTatccacagacagacagacaggtatctacagacagacaggcaggtatatacagacagagacagaaaggtatctacagacagacaggcaggtatatacagacagagagacagaaaggtatctacagacagacaggcaggtatatacagacaggcaggcaggtatatacagacagagagacagaaaggtgtctacagacagacaggcaggtatatacagacaggcaggcaggtatctacagacagacaaatatctACAAACAAACAGGTATCTACAGACAGGCAGGCAGGtatctacagacagacagatatctACAAACAGACAGGTATCTACAGACAGGCAGGCAGGtatctacagacagacagacagacaggtatctacagacagacaaatatctACAAACAGACAGGTATCTACAGACAGGCAGGCAGGtatctacagacagacagacaggtatatacagacaggcaggcaggtatctacagacagacagacagacagacagacaggtatctacagacagacaggcaggtatatacagacaggcaggcag gtatctacagacagacaaatatctACAAACAGACAG gtatctacagacagacaggcaggtatctgcagacagacaggcag acaggtatctacagacagacaggcaggtatctacagacagacagacagacagacaggtatctacagacagacagacagacaggtatcTACAGACAGAGGCAGGTAtctacagagagacagacagacaggtatctacagacagacaggcaggtatctacagacagacagacaggtatctacagacagacagacaggtatctacagacagacagacagacagacaggtatcTACAGACAGGCAGGCAGGTATCTACACACAGGCAGGCAGGtatctacagacagacagacagacagacagacaggtatctacagacagacaggcaagTATCTATAGACAGACAGGCAAGTATCTACAGACAGAGAGGCAGGTATCTACAGACAGAGAGGCAGGTATCTACAGACAGTTATctagacaggcagacagacagacaggtgtCTACACACAGACAGGCAAGAatttacagacagacagacagatatctccagacagacaggcaggtaTCTACAGAGAGAGAGGCAGGCATCTCCAAGCAGACAggtatatag